The Clostridium sp. DL-VIII DNA window TTCGATTCCATGAGTTCGGTGGTCCTGATGTGCTACGTTACGAGGATGTGCCGCGTCCTGAACTTAAGACAGGCGAGGTGCTCGTTCGAGTTCACGCAATCGGCATCAATCCACCAGACTGGTACATGCGTGAAGGGATGAAGATTCTTCCTCCCGAGATAAGGCCGACTATACCATTACCTTACATTCCAGGAACAGATATATCCGGAGTTGTTGAGGCTGTAGCTGCGGATGTGAAGGACTTTTCCATAGGCGACGACGTTTTCGGCATGGTTCGTTTCCCTAAACCTGGGAGTAATGCTTATGCAGAGTATGTTGCTGCTCCTGCGTCGGACCTAGCACTCAAACCTGCTGGCATCGATCACGTGCATGCAGCGGCGGCGCCGATGTCAGGGCTCACTGCGTGGCAGTACATGATTGATCTTGGGCATAATGAACTAAACTCCCTTCAACTGGCGCCGCATCGCCCGGTTCCGCTTAGCGGCAAGACTGTGCTTATAAATGGTGCTGGAGGCGGAGTGGGACATTTCGCCGTACAGCTGGCCAAATGGAAGGGGGCTCATGTCATAGCGGTGGCATCAGGTGCGCATGAGACGTTCCTTCGCGAACTTGGTGCAGACGAATTCATCGACTACACCAAGAACCTTCCTGAGGATGTCGTGCATGACGCTGATCTCGTTATCGACACCATTGGTGGTCCAACAACCGGTCGTTTCTTGCGCACACTCAAGCAGGGCGGCGCTTTGTTTCCGATTTTCTTTGGTTCTGCTGACGCTGAGGAGGTTGCAAAGCTTAGTGTAACAGTATCAATGCTCCAAGTCCACTCGAACGGTTCACAGCTCGCAGAATTGGCACTCTTACTTGATTCAGGCACAGTGCGCGTTGCAATTGACAGCACGTTCCCGCTTGCTGATGCTCGCAAGGCGCACGAGCGAGCTGCCCACGGGCATATCCAAGGCAAGATCGTGCTTACAGTTGTGTAAGGCCGAAAGCGAGAATGTAGCTTTCATTAACAGATGGAAGTTTAGCGTGCAAATTTAAGGAAATCAATAGCTATGCAGACTAAACAACTTAAATAAATAAGTCATAGGACGAGTCATCGCCTTAATAGAGGTGATGGCTTTTCTTTTGGTAACTTTGTTACATGTTTATAAGTGGTTCTA harbors:
- a CDS encoding NADP-dependent oxidoreductase, producing the protein MITTIQKEKDISANTMKAIRFHEFGGPDVLRYEDVPRPELKTGEVLVRVHAIGINPPDWYMREGMKILPPEIRPTIPLPYIPGTDISGVVEAVAADVKDFSIGDDVFGMVRFPKPGSNAYAEYVAAPASDLALKPAGIDHVHAAAAPMSGLTAWQYMIDLGHNELNSLQLAPHRPVPLSGKTVLINGAGGGVGHFAVQLAKWKGAHVIAVASGAHETFLRELGADEFIDYTKNLPEDVVHDADLVIDTIGGPTTGRFLRTLKQGGALFPIFFGSADAEEVAKLSVTVSMLQVHSNGSQLAELALLLDSGTVRVAIDSTFPLADARKAHERAAHGHIQGKIVLTVV